ccccCGGGGAGCCGGCACCCGCAGGCGCGCCCTCGCCGGCGGGGGCAGCAGAGGGGTAAAAGTGCCCGTGGGACggaagcagcaccgccacggaTTCGAATTCGATCGCGAAGAGTCGGCACGCAACGCACGGGAGTCGCTCGCCAACGATGAGGGCCTTCTGGTCCGCCGACGGAAGGGCCGAGGGGGCGGTGTGGGAGAGTACTTGCGTTTCTAAGTGGTCGAGAAGCTTCTGCTCGGCGTGGCAACCCTTTTTGCCAGTGACCAGTACGAACTCACCAATCTGAAACACCGCTGCGACGCCCCAGTCAGCAACGGCTGCCTGGAGGTTCTCTTGTGTGAGCGTTTCGTTGTTTGTGGCAACGTAGCAGCGCCGGAGAGCGCTCCCGCCTCCAGGGTACGATGAGAAGCGGGGCGGCGTGGCTGTCCTGTCGGCAAGTGCTATTGGTCCATCCTTTGGCATGAGCATCACCTGCACTTCGTCTGCATTGTGCAGGCTGTGGTGACACTGGAGATAGTTGTGCAAGGGGTGGACAAGCGCGCGCACCAGGTTGGAAAGGTAGCGGTCTAGCATgaaaggcgaggaggaacAATCGTGCGCCCTCCCCACTCGCTGGTAGAGAACTGGGTGCCGAGTAGTTTTGAGATCAGACGTCTTCATGATGCCGTGTCGGAGGACGAGCTCGTTGATATTCGCGGTGCCCGCCAGGTCGTAGCGATCAAACGGCATGTCAGCCGTACCTCTTTGGCGATGCACCTTTGTGTGCTTTGGCTCCCACCCGTGCCTTGCAGCGCTTGCACTCCACACAGCGCCCACAGCATCCTTGATATCTGCTGCCTCACGTACTGATGCCGTGCCGCAGGGGCGTTGCTCaatcgctgctgcctttcgggcgctcttcctcgctACAGTGCTTAAGTGTGCAGCCGCGGACTTATGCGACTTTGGTTTGCTCTTGACGCGCACGCGTGCCTCTTTATGCTGTGGTGAGGTCGGCCTTCTTATCATACTTAAAAGGTGCACAAGGGTCCCTTACGTTCTGCCGAAGATAGAGGAGGGCATAGAGAGCAAAAAGGGGTGGatggggtgtgtgtggcggaCCATGACAGAGCTTTATATGTTTCACGGGAGGTAAAGTCAGAGAACGGGCTGCATGTTTGCTGTGAGTGACGTGCGTGTCACATCACGTGTATAGGTTGCAGCTCACGGCGAATGCCCTTCCCCCCGTCATACGatgaaggcagaggagggagaggctgATGCCGGGCAGAGGTACCGACTTGCATGAAGCAGTCGACCTACAAATGGAGCAGAAGCCGTTTTGTTCTTCCTCTAACGTGTTATCTAGCAGAGCTGGCACTGCACCCGGGGA
The window above is part of the Leishmania panamensis strain MHOM/PA/94/PSC-1 chromosome 33 sequence genome. Proteins encoded here:
- a CDS encoding hypothetical protein (TriTrypDB/GeneDB-style sysID: LpmP.33.1840) encodes the protein MPFDRYDLAGTANINELVLRHGIMKTSDLKTTRHPVLYQRVGRAHDCSSSPFMLDRYLSNLVRALVHPLHNYLQCHHSLHNADEVQVMLMPKDGPIALADRTATPPRFSSYPGGGSALRRCYVATNNETLTQENLQAAVADWGVAAVFQIGEFVLVTGKKGCHAEQKLLDHLETQVLSHTAPSALPSADQKALIVGERLPCVACRLFAIEFESVAVLLPSHGHFYPSAAPAGEGAPAGAGSPGAAAALLLAPGCRRVLR